One window of Biomphalaria glabrata chromosome 6, xgBioGlab47.1, whole genome shotgun sequence genomic DNA carries:
- the LOC106058695 gene encoding mucin-12-like isoform X1, translated as MLIRQKAGWQLHHQAYLWPRKSRSSPLSFQPLPRRRQSRGIRCHGRGGQSSKVVLRSRALPPSASPNLDGDYPTGPPAPRVRKGSSGGEEVDSPMSSFTSASSTSSRNSLEELSITSSPSGRSRSSSSERGAYSPDRRLTRGQSGVGEDSLAPSPMEKRPRVLVQRTLKTWFRVESRARSETRPGAKSVRTRRDTRSTECKALDSSNSSSSNLYSNLKGSSNHNNNLIHWSREAICIKETSTAQTLTPSQPGQTRMGVLCTEKHCHGEKCVCGGISDTSPKPATLPSFPGSPCLNGHSNSHEKSRSSSTVTRKRSLDTVLCDPDDAGTPALRRRTQRSPSIGNINGITNHVISKEKLAEMSSLLCQNGYKHEKGLNGITKLEPHNGLRPLCSGTESKTHHNSTLTSSVNLSLSIIQTNACLLGKDAITGHVSDTTPSKFNATTPSNPAFSDEAQYVKSPQTHSPQLHLQPHLPTQGTKGSNSSDTIGMNPNPAPVISVCKLTAPNATVLSLRQRPSSGSHTRPSSLPASPQPSSIHATSKSKSTLPASASSPSLSTLVTEPPSPPQSSLAQCKWRGCTAELDASDLLEHIRKHAETQIAKETYSCLWEDCKVFDKPSWSGSWLERHIVTHSGHRPFKCILDNCGQRFHSQAALERHVNSHFTADSQNGTKCGRSREEINQRMLQKRRKQLKRRSLQSVKRCDFFDEQTMSIVKQELQTLAEHTQLDISGSTLQTTFQGTIVARRQSKCGSKHSLVEFTPSAVLEDEWIPEEETPNISRLAIPLSQLPRDTVTNLHKCLYRRHRFRKHRRK; from the exons ATGCTTATACGGCAGAAGGCCGGGTGGCAGTTGCATCACCAGGCCTACCTGTGGCCTAGAAAAAGTAGGTCAAGCCCACTGTCATTCCAGCCTCTACCACGGCGGCGTCAAAGTCGAGGTATTCGCTGTCACGGCAGAGGTGGACAGTCGTCGAAGGTGGTGTTACGTTCGAGGGCGCTGCCTCCATCGGCGTCTCCCAATCTTGATGGGGATTATCCGACTGGGCCCCCTGCACCGAGGGTCAGGAAAGGCAGCAGTGGAGGCGAAGAAGTGGACTCGCCCATGTCGTCCTTCACCTCAGCCTCCTCGACCAGCAGTCGCAACTCTCTAGAGGAGCTGTCCATCACATCCTCCCCGTCAGGTCGCAGTCGTAGTAGCAGTTCTGAACGTGGAGCTTATTCTCCAGATCGCAGGCTGACAAGGGGCCAAAGCGGCGTCGGCGAGGACTCTCTGGCGCCATCTCCCATGGAAAAGAGACCCCGTGTCCTTGTCCAGAGAACACTGAAAACCTGGTTCAGAGTTGAGTCTCGTGCAAGGAGTGAGACCAG ACCAGGTGCAAAGAGTGTCAGAACACGAAGAGACACAAGAAGTACAGAGTGCAAGGCTTTAGATTCTTCCAACTCTAGCAGCAGCAATTTGTATTCCAATCTTAAAGGCAGCAGCAATCACAATAACAACCTCATTCATTGGAGCAGAGAGGCTATTTGTATTAAAGAAACAAGCACTGCACAAACCCTTACTCCATCCCAGCCAGGTCAAACTAGGATGGGTGTTCTATGCACAGAGAAGCATTGCCATGGAGAGAAGTGTGTCTGTGGTGGCATCTCTGACACTTCCCCAAAACCTGCAACATTGCCATCCTTCCCTGGCTCACCATGTCTGAATGGCCACAGCAACAGTCATGAAAAATCCAGAAGCAGCTCTACAGTAACTAGAAAAAGATCTTTGGACACAGTTTTATGTGATCCAGATGATGCGGGTACACCAGCATTAAGACGAAGAACTCAGAGATCTCCTTCCATAGGTAATATAAATGGAATTACAAATCATGTTATATCTAAAGAGAAACTTGCTGAAATGTCTTCGCTGCTTTGCCAGAATGGATATAAACATGAAAAAGGCCTAAATGGTATAACCAAATTGGAGCCCCATAATGGTCTTCGGCCATTATGTTCAGGAACAGAGTCCAAGACTCATCATAATTCTACATTAACATCTTCAGTTAATTTATCACTGTCCATTATTCAGACCAACGCTTGTTTGTTGGGTAAAGATGCCATCACAGGTCATGTATCTGACACAACACCCAGTAAATTTAATGCAACTACACCAAGCAACCCAGCTTTTTCTGATGAGGCTCAATATGTGAAAAGCCCCCAGACCCATTCTCCCCAGTTACATTTGCAGCCTCATTTACCAACTCAGGGAACTAAAGGCAGCAACAGTTCTGATACTATAGGTATGAACCCCAACCCAGCCCCAGTCATCTCTGTATGTAAATTAACAGCACCAAACGCAACAGTCCTCAGTTTACGCCAAAGGCCTAGCTCAGGCAGTCACACTAGGCCATCATCATTACCAGCCTCCCCACAGCCCAGTAGCATTCATGCCACATCCAAATCAAAGTCCACATTACCTGCATCAGCATCCTCCCCTTCATTATCCACACTTGTTACAGAGCCCCCATCTCCACCCCAGTCATCACTAGCTCAGTGCAAGTGGCGTGGGTGTACAGCCGAGCTAGATGCCAGTGATTTGCTGGAACACATTCGCAAACATGCTGAAACTCAGATAGCTAAAGAAACATACTCCTGCCTTTGGGAGGACTGCAAGGTATTCGACAAACCTTCATGGTCAGGCTCATGGTTGGAACGCCACATAGTCACACACAGCGGACATCGTCCATTTAAGTGCATACTAGATAATTGTGGCCAGCGCTTTCATTCCCAGGCTGCCCTAGAAAGGCATGTCAACAGCCACTTTACAGCTGATTCTCAGAATGGCACAAAGTGTGGCCGCAGCAGAGAAGAAATTAATCAGCGTATGttacagaaaagaagaaagcaATTAAAGAGGAGATCTTTGCAGTCTG TCAAACGATGTGACTTTTTCGATGAGCAGACCATGTCAATAGTTAAACAAGAATTACAGACCCTGGCTGAACATACCCAGCTAGATATCTCAGGGAGCACATTACAGACAACATTCCAAGGAACG